The nucleotide sequence ATGAGTGGAGACAAAATTCTTGATCTGCGTATGGCTCCTTCAGGCTGGAACACGAAGGAACTCGCTCAGGAAATCGCAGACGAGCTGTGTCAAAAGCATGGGATCTCCCGATCTGATCTCAGAATCACGGCGACCGGTTACGGCCGCGTCGCGGTTGAGGCGGACTCGGCGGTGACGGAGATCACCTGCCATGCGCTTGGCGTGCATTATCTGAATCCTGATGTTCGGACGGTGATCGATATCGGGGGTCAGGACAGTAAGGTGATCGTCTGCGATGCGGATGGGTCGGTTGTGGATTTTATTATGAATGACAAGTGTGCTGCCGGCACCGGAAAATTTCTTGAGATGATGCTTGAGACGCTTGGGGCAACGTTTGCGACGCTGGATGATGTGGTGAGGGATGCTGTTCCTATCAGAATCACGAGCACGTGTGCGGTGTTTGCCGAGTCCGAGGTGATCGGACTTCGTGCGAAGGGTGCTGACCGTGCGGAAATTCTTGCAGGCGTCGTTGCCGCGACTGCTGATAAGGCGGCTGGTCTTTCTGCCCGCGTGAGGGTTGCGGATACGGTTTGTTTCTCAGGCGGTCTTGCGTCAAGCGAGGCGGTTCGTGCGGCTCTTGCTGAGCGGCTGGGTCGTGAGGTAGTGACGGCGCCAGAAGCGCAGTACGCGGGAGCGATAGGGGCTGCGGTGAAAGGCGGGATGGGATAATTTTCTGGGTTACACTGGTGTTGCCCATTAAATTCCTGCCTCCTGCCTCCCACGGAAAAACGGAGCACGCGGAAATATACACGGAAAAAACAACACGGAGCAGACGAGAACATCACGGAAGTATAACGTTGAATGTGAGTTCCGTGCTGTTCACGTCTGCTCCGTGTTGTTTTTTTTCCGTGCGTTCCGTTTTTCCGTGGGCGGAGCTACGATGAACGTTAGTTGTCAATAAACGAATTTACGAACAAAACCGATTACACTCCATCCTCATATCTGCCTGAGTGCAGACCCCGCATATCCCGCAACCGCCTCGGAACGCGTGGTAAGAATGATATTCGTCCGCCTGCCGGCATCCGCTGCGAGCCGCATCAGAGCAGAGATATGATCCTCGTCAAGTGCGGTCTCAATATCATCGATCACAATCACCTCAGGCAGATCTTCAGAGACAAAAAGCACCGCATAACAAAGAAGCCTCAGTGTTCCTTCTGAGAGATACTGCACCGGAATTAACATTGGTCTCTTCTGTGACTCCCAGCGCAGAGATTTTTCCGCTCCCTCTTTGATCACGACAAATCTGATGAACTCAGGCTCGACTTCTGAAAGTGCCTGCCGGATTTTTTCAAATGCATCCGGATAATTTTCCGCGAGATAAATCAGGCATGCCTCAAGATTTTTTCCGGTCGGATAGAGCACTCTGCCGGTATCATTTATCTCATGGCTCCTGATCGCCGAGGGAAGCAGAGACCCGATCCACCAGCGGTTCATCTCACGCATGAGCGGATACACCTCGCTCTCCTTTCCATCCATGGGGACCCCGAAGATGCTTTCCCGCTCACAGGTCTTCACCTCGGTCGTCTCAAACTGAGTGGGGTCTTTGTGATCTGCGACAATCAATTTTTCGCGTCTGAGTATGAGCCGTGAAGCATCCTTTGGATCAAGGGCGAGCGCAGCCGTGTAGGACTCTCTGCCCCGCTTCACAGACAACGTAATCTCTTTTGTCTCTTCAGGGCCGAAGTGAAAAAGTGCTCCGGTGTTCGAAAAAACTTCTGTCCAGTCAGCAAGAGACCTTCCGGCAACTGCTGCAAGTAGACGAAACGCTGTCACAATCGATGACTTTCCGGTTCCGTTTTTTCCGAAAAATACCGTCAGACCGTCTGCTTCCACGCAGTATTTTTCAAAATGCCGCAGTCCGTGTATCTCAATTTTTTCGAGCATGGTGATGAAATGGTATGCGAGGAATGGGATTCGAACCCATGAACTCCTTGAGACAGGGTCCTAAGCCCTGCGCCGTTAACCTGGCTTGGCAACCCTCGCGCTGCAAATATGCTCTTAATTATGTGGAACGGATGTAAGATGAACTTTCTGTAAAAGCAGGCGTTATTGTTTCCTTTCCTGCAACTGAGATGGGGAGTGGGGTAGGGCGTTGATCATAATTTTTGGGATTTTAACTGCGGTCTCACTTGGAGTAACCACTGAATGCACGGAAATATCACGGAGCTTCACTGAATGCACGCAGGCGTTCTCCGTGTATTTTTACTTTCCGTGAAACTCCGTGTGCTCTGTGCATTCCGTGGTTACTCCAAGCGAGACCACAGTACCATCAAAAAAAAGCATTAGTAGTTTGCCAGATACCGCTTGATTTCCCAGTCGGTGATGGCGCGGGAGAACTCTCCCCACTCAAGTTCGCCCAGCCGGTTAATCTGAGCAACCACATGCTCGCCCAGCACGTCGCAGAGAAGTTTGTCCTCCATAAGGGCATTGTTTGCCACCTGAAGGTTCCAGGGAAGACAGCGGATGCCGGCTTCGCTGCGTTCAGCTGCGGTCATGCGGAAAATGTTTTTGTCGATACTTTCCGGCGGTTCAATTTTATTGATGACCCCATCCATTCCTGCCGCAAGCATCACGGCGAACGTGAGATATGGGTTGCAGGTCGGATCAGGGCTGCGGAGTTCGGCACGGGTACTTCGTCCACGTGAAGAAGGGACGCGAATCAGTGTGGACCGGTTCATCGCCGACCATCCGACATAGACCGGTGCTTCGTATCCCGGGATCAGCCGTTTGTAGGAGTTGATCGTCGGGTTTGCAACTCTCGTGATGCCGTCGATGTGTTTGAGCAGGCCTGCGATGAAGTGGCGGGCGGTATCGGAGAGCTGATGGTCGCCGTTCGGATCAAAGAATGCGTTCTCGCCGTCCTTCATCAACGAACAGTTGACATGCATGCCGGAGCCGTTGATTCCGTAAATCGGTTTCGGCATAAACGTTGCATGCAGATTGCGTTTCAAGGCAAGCGTCTTTGCCACAAACTTGAATGTCACCACTTTGTCTGCCATGCCGAGCGCATCGCCATAGGTGAAGTCGATCTCATGCTGGCTTGGCGCCACTTCGTGATGCGATGCCTCAATGTTGAAACCCATCTCCGAAAGCGAGATCACCAGATCGCGGCGGACATCTTCGGCCGGGTTTGCGGGAGTCTGATCAAAGTAGCCGTTGTGATCCTGTAAATTCACCGAGGCATGACCGTCCACCATGCGGAAGAGGAAGAACTCCATCTCTGGGCCTACGTTGAAAGTGTAGCCAAGCTTTGCAGCTTTTTCTATCTGTGTCCGCAGAATGCGGCGGGGGTCACCTGGAAATGGTTCGCCGTGCGTTGTGTAGACATCGCAGATAAACCGGGCTGAGCGGAACTGATCGTCAGACCATGGGATTATCTGATAGGTGGACGGGTCCGGACGCAGCAGCATATCGGACTCCTCCAGCCGCGCAAACCCCTGAATAGATGACCCGTCAAAACTGATGCCATCGGTCAGTGCCTTCTTCATCTGTTTCGTCGGAATCGCAACGTTTTTCGGCTTGCCTTCCAGATCCGAGAACTGGAGGAGAACCGACCGTACATTATCACCCTCAAGCTTGGAGAGTATTGCGTCGATTTCGTCAGAAACCATGTGTACATGTGGGTGGTGAAACGATATTAATCTTCGATTCATGGGGAGTTTGCTCACTTGTAATGTCACGAAAAAATTCTGTTGATTTTTGAAAAAAAACGCGAATGGCGCGAATCGCATGCCTGCGGCCTGCTCACCGCTTCGCAGAATAAAAAAATCGCCAATGGCGATTTTTAAGAACTTATGAAAATTACATATTTTTGGATCGTTTTTTTTTCGTTTGGAAAAGTATAGAGATTTTTTCATTCGTGTTTCAGATGTTCATTTTGCGTACCATGACGAACATTTAATAGTTCTAAAGTCTATGATTCAATCAGGCAGAGATACCCCATCTCAATGGTATCTGCCGGGGAGTGATAGCATAACTTCGGTCAAAACCACTACAGCCACCCAAAAATCTCCACATGCGTTGTGAATTAAACCATCCTCATGCACCAAGGCGATCGATTTGGTCTGCCAGACAGATACAATACGAGGGAGGGAACATCCCTCTAATTTTTTTTAAAAAAACATATCCAGCGTCGTCTTCTTCGCCTTCGTTGGATCGAACTCGTCCCAGTCCCATCCGAGAGCATCGAAGATCCGTGTTAACGGAGCACGAATCGTTTTCTCCAGCATCGTCTCCCAGTCGATCTCAAACGCGTCGTCAGGAATCTGATCAGGATACTCAAAGCAGAGCACATCAGTGTTTGGATACTTCTCAGGATCGTTCGAGCGTTTGATGTAGAGCCTCTTGGGCTTGCTGCCGCGTTTGAAGTCAGTCCCAAGATACTTATTCGAGTACTGTGCTCCCCGGCCGTGAGCATCAAGCACCGCATAATCGCCAAGGGCCTTGTTGATGCCGCTTGGAATCCCGGCTTTTTCCAGAGGACACCTCCCTGCCCGATACATCCGCAGAACCTCAGGCAGATACTCCTTCACCTCCTCCTTGCCGTTGCCTTTCAGGATCATCTCCAAAACCCGCTCCTGCACCTCGCGAGTGATAGGCGCTGAATCGGACCGTTTCATCTCAAAGCCGGTAATGTCAATCTTATTGACCTCCTGCCCCTCCTTCCAGATCAAGTGGCCGGCGTACCGCTTTTTTGCCCCGCCCTGAAAAAATCTCCGGTAAATTTTCTCGAACTTGATTGAGAAAAAGTTCTGTTCCGCACCAAGCGTATCGCGGGCAAAGTCGGTGTAGCTCGCATTCAGCTCCTTCTCCAGACTCTCTGCAATCGCCATGGTTTCTTCCAGGGAAATATTTGGCAGCTGCACGAAACAGGAGTCGGTATCTCCGTAGATGACCTCGTATCCACGCGCTGTGATGATGCCTTTCGTGTGCTGAATGATTGCCCGCCCGACCGAGGTGACAGCCGACCCGATGTCACGGTCGTAAAGCCGGAACCTTGAGAATCCCGACACCCCGTAGTAGGTGTTCATGATGACCTTCAGCACACTCTGCTGCATATCATAGAGCTTGTACTCGGGCGAATCGTAGGGGAACGTGTTCCTGAGTTTTTTCCGGTCATCACGTTCGGTCATCAGCTCGCTGATGATGCTGCGGGTCAGACCGTCAGGACTTTTTTTGAACCTGATGCCGTTCGGCGCATGAATTTCGCCGTCCGGCGACTTTGTCTCAGGCGACGCGTTTAACGTCATCATCGCCATTGGATAGAGAGACTTCAGATCCAGCACGATCACATTCTCCTTCACTCCTTTGCTTGGCGCAAAAACGGTCGCGCCTTCAAACTCTTCGCCGGTTGAGTTCCCTTTTGAGGGAAGCACGAATTTTCCGTGAGCTTTTCTGAGAATGTAGATGTCAATTACGTTTGAGGAGTTCAGCGCTTTGTCGAGTGGACACCCGACGTATCGCGAGACCTCCTGATAAAACTCGATGATGTCGTTTTTTCGGTTGATGCCTACGCACAACTCCACATCCTTGAAGTTGTACTCCACCATTTTGAGGGGATCATTGTTCCAGAGATCGCCCAGCGTTCCGGCATACCTGACCTTTCGTTCGCCGAGTTCATCCTCGGCGATCGCGTCAAGCCGGTAGGACTCCTTCTGACTGCTCTGCATCTTTTTGTAGGCGGTCAGAAGATCAAAGATGACGCGGCCGCGCATGGCGTCGCGTTCGGTTGCGCCCGGCAGACGGGCGAAGGCATCGGTTTTGAATCCGAGAACTTCGGCACGCCGGAGAATATACATCGCATCAAAGTCGGCAAAGTTCCAGCCTGAGAGGATGTCAGGATCTTTTTCGCTGATGTAGGTGATGAATGCGGTGAAGAGTTCCTTTTCGGTGTTGTAGACGCAGATTGTGTGGCTGTCACGGACAAAGCAGCCGTTCGCGAGTCCCGGCTGCTGATAGTAGTCGACACGCGTTTTCCCCTGAAGCACGAAGCTGGTGTAGTGATCGTCGTAGGAGTCGTGGCAGGTGAGGCAGATGATCGGGTCGCGTTCGGGTTCGGGAAATCCGTTGCGGTCGTCGCACTCGATATCGCACATGCAGACGCGGGGA is from Methanorbis rubei and encodes:
- the glnA gene encoding type I glutamate--ammonia ligase gives rise to the protein MVSDEIDAILSKLEGDNVRSVLLQFSDLEGKPKNVAIPTKQMKKALTDGISFDGSSIQGFARLEESDMLLRPDPSTYQIIPWSDDQFRSARFICDVYTTHGEPFPGDPRRILRTQIEKAAKLGYTFNVGPEMEFFLFRMVDGHASVNLQDHNGYFDQTPANPAEDVRRDLVISLSEMGFNIEASHHEVAPSQHEIDFTYGDALGMADKVVTFKFVAKTLALKRNLHATFMPKPIYGINGSGMHVNCSLMKDGENAFFDPNGDHQLSDTARHFIAGLLKHIDGITRVANPTINSYKRLIPGYEAPVYVGWSAMNRSTLIRVPSSRGRSTRAELRSPDPTCNPYLTFAVMLAAGMDGVINKIEPPESIDKNIFRMTAAERSEAGIRCLPWNLQVANNALMEDKLLCDVLGEHVVAQINRLGELEWGEFSRAITDWEIKRYLANY
- a CDS encoding AAA family ATPase — protein: MLEKIEIHGLRHFEKYCVEADGLTVFFGKNGTGKSSIVTAFRLLAAVAGRSLADWTEVFSNTGALFHFGPEETKEITLSVKRGRESYTAALALDPKDASRLILRREKLIVADHKDPTQFETTEVKTCERESIFGVPMDGKESEVYPLMREMNRWWIGSLLPSAIRSHEINDTGRVLYPTGKNLEACLIYLAENYPDAFEKIRQALSEVEPEFIRFVVIKEGAEKSLRWESQKRPMLIPVQYLSEGTLRLLCYAVLFVSEDLPEVIVIDDIETALDEDHISALMRLAADAGRRTNIILTTRSEAVAGYAGSALRQI
- a CDS encoding DNA-directed DNA polymerase, whose amino-acid sequence is MAGEENSQITIAINQAEYTNAPGGPVVHIFGRTTDGTAKHLQITDFRPYFWAWEKEADAPHPDNIEVTSDKAVSIKGEPLRRIYTQKPTDVRTVRDRYHHYEADIPFATRFLIDAGLTGGVTAPAEICSYRDVMPAVVQSHPRVCMCDIECDDRNGFPEPERDPIICLTCHDSYDDHYTSFVLQGKTRVDYYQQPGLANGCFVRDSHTICVYNTEKELFTAFITYISEKDPDILSGWNFADFDAMYILRRAEVLGFKTDAFARLPGATERDAMRGRVIFDLLTAYKKMQSSQKESYRLDAIAEDELGERKVRYAGTLGDLWNNDPLKMVEYNFKDVELCVGINRKNDIIEFYQEVSRYVGCPLDKALNSSNVIDIYILRKAHGKFVLPSKGNSTGEEFEGATVFAPSKGVKENVIVLDLKSLYPMAMMTLNASPETKSPDGEIHAPNGIRFKKSPDGLTRSIISELMTERDDRKKLRNTFPYDSPEYKLYDMQQSVLKVIMNTYYGVSGFSRFRLYDRDIGSAVTSVGRAIIQHTKGIITARGYEVIYGDTDSCFVQLPNISLEETMAIAESLEKELNASYTDFARDTLGAEQNFFSIKFEKIYRRFFQGGAKKRYAGHLIWKEGQEVNKIDITGFEMKRSDSAPITREVQERVLEMILKGNGKEEVKEYLPEVLRMYRAGRCPLEKAGIPSGINKALGDYAVLDAHGRGAQYSNKYLGTDFKRGSKPKRLYIKRSNDPEKYPNTDVLCFEYPDQIPDDAFEIDWETMLEKTIRAPLTRIFDALGWDWDEFDPTKAKKTTLDMFF
- a CDS encoding acyl-CoA dehydratase activase — encoded protein: MIYSLGVDAGSRYTKFALMSGDKILDLRMAPSGWNTKELAQEIADELCQKHGISRSDLRITATGYGRVAVEADSAVTEITCHALGVHYLNPDVRTVIDIGGQDSKVIVCDADGSVVDFIMNDKCAAGTGKFLEMMLETLGATFATLDDVVRDAVPIRITSTCAVFAESEVIGLRAKGADRAEILAGVVAATADKAAGLSARVRVADTVCFSGGLASSEAVRAALAERLGREVVTAPEAQYAGAIGAAVKGGMG